Within Desulfovibrio legallii, the genomic segment AGTCAGGTCTTCACCACGGCTTCGGACAACCAGCCCTCGGTGTCCATCCATGTGCTCCAGGGCGAACGCCCCATGGCCGCGGACAACATGACCCTGGCCCGCTTCGACCTCACGGGCATTCCCCCGGCCCCGCGCGGCGTGCCGCAGGTCGAGGTCTCCTTCGACATCGACGCCAACGGCATCGTTAACGTTTCGGCCAAGGACATGGGCACGGGCAAGGAGCAATCCATCAAAATCACGGCCTCGTCCGGCCTTTCCGAGGACGACATCCAGCGCCTGGTGCGCGAGGCTGAGGCCCACGCCGGCGAGGATAAGAAAAAACAGGAAGTGATCGAAGCCCGCAACCATGCGGACAGCCTGATCTACGGCACGGAGAAATCCCTGACCGACCTGGGCGACAAGGCCGACGCTGCGGTGAAGAGCGACATTGAGGCCAAGATCGCCGAGCTGCGCAAAATTATGGAAGGCGAGGACGCCGAGGCCATCAAGGCGGCCACCGACGCTCTGGCCAAAGCCTCCCACAAGCTGGCTGAGCAGCTCTACCAGCAGCAGGCGCAGCAGACCGGCGGTCAGCCGGGCGGGGCCCAGCAGGATGCCGGGGCCGCCCAGAGCGGCAACAACGGCGGCGACGACGTGGTGGACGCCGACTACACCGAAGTGAAAAAATAGCAAACTTGCCAGCGCGCTTGCGCTGTACTAAAAAAGGTCTGGCTCCACGGAGCCGGACCTTTTTTTTCACTATCAAAAAAATGGAGGCTTCATGCCCTGTCTCCGCCGCACCTGGATCGTGCCGACGCTGCTCCTGCCTTTCTTTCTGCTGACCAGCGGCTGCTACATGGCCCCGCCGCCTCCGGATTCCGGTTACGACAACAGCCCGCCGCCCAGCCGGACGCGGCCCGAACCGCAGCCAGCGCCGCAGCCCCGGCCCGCGCAGCGGCCTGAGCCCACGCCTGCGCGCCGGCCCGACGCCAAGCCCGACCGCCCCGCCGTCAAACAGCAGCGGGACCGCCGCCCCGACCAGGCGCGCCCGGCAGGCGCGCAACGCCCGGCGCAGGAGCGCCCCCAAGGCCGCGACGCCGCGCAGCAACCGGATCGCCCCCAACAGCCATAGGATGTTGCCATGCCCTCTTGCCGTTCTTTTTTCCAGCCTTTGCGTTTGTTGGCCCTTCTGGCGGCCCTGGGCGGCCTGACCGCCTGTCAGATGCCCTTCGGCCTGGGGCAGCGAGCGACGCAGCCCGCCAAACCGGCCAAGCCCGCCGCACCCGCCGGTCCCTGCGTGGTGCTGGCCCTGCCCGCATCCGGCCCCTACGCCCCCATTGCCGGCAAAATCCGCCACGGGGCGCAGCTGGCCAAGGACGAAATGGCGGCCAACGGCGTGGCCATTCGGCTGGAAACAATCAACACCAGCGAGAGCGCCTGGCTGCAGAAGCTGGCGGCGCTGCCCCCGGCCTGCGCCGTGGTGGGCGGCCCCCTGCAAACCGGCGTCTATGCGCGGGCCCGTGAGGCCGGCGCGCTGGAGCAACGGGCCTTCTTCACCTTTCTGCCCACCCTGGAGCCGGGCGACGAGGGCGCGCGGGCCTGGCGCATGTTCCCCAGCCCGCAGGACCAGATCGACGCCCTCATCCACTTTGCCTCCGAAGGGCTGAACATCCGCACCTACGGCGCCTTTTATCCCAACGACGCCTACGGCATGCGCATGACCGGCCTGCTGGAACAAAGCCTGGCCAGCCGTAACATGCTGCTGCAAAAGGCGGTCTACAACCCGTCGGATCCCGCCTCCTGGAGCGCGGCCGTGGCCCCGCTCATCAACGCCCAGACGCCGGAAGGCGGCACCGCGCCCATTCCGCAGACCGCTTTTGAGGCCCTGTTCCTGCCCGATTCATGGAAGAACATGGAGATGCTCACCACCAGTCTGCTCTACAACGGCGAGGACCGCCTGGTGCTGCTGGGCACCACCCTCTGGGAGCAGAGCCTGACCGGGAAAACCGTGCCCCATGCGGAAAGCTACGCCCTGGCTGTCTTCCCTGGGGCCTGGAACGCCCTGCAGGCCCCACGCGCGCTGCAGGTTCCGGGTACGGATTTCTGGACGGCCCTCGGCTACGACTACGCCCGCTTTGCTGCGGCCCTGGGCCTGGAATCCCGGCCCGAGGCCGCCCAAGTCACGGCCCGGGCCCGTCGCGCCGCGCAGATGATCTGGGGCATGGCCCCCGTGAGCTGGGACGCGAAGGGCGTGGCCCATCAGAAGCTCTTTATTTTCGGCGTTACTGCCCAGGGCATGACGCCCGTTACCCTGGACGCCTTCCAGCAGACCCGGACCCAGGTGCTGCAGCAGGCCGCCCTGCGCATGCAGGGCCTGCCCCCGGTGGACGCCGCGGGCAATCCCCTGGCGGCCCCTGCCGCCGGTGCGGCCGCCGATATGGCGGCCCCGGCCCAGCCCGCCGCTGCGCCTGTAAGCACCACCCCGCGCCCCTCGTACAAACTGAGCCTGCCCGGCAACCGCTGATCGGCCCCACGCCGCCAACGCCGCAACAACGACTATGAGGTAAGGATACACGCATGAGCAGCAAAACCATCGGCAAGGAAGACGTGCGCCACATGGCCGCCCTCTCCCGCCTGCAGATCAGCGAAGCGGAACAGGACATGTTCGCCCGGCAACTGGGCGACATCCTGGGCTATATGGACGTGCTTTCCCGCGTGGACACCAGCGCGGTGGAACCCCTCTACAGCCCGGCCCTGCACCAGGGCCCCCTGCGGGAAGACACGGCCGAACGCCGCCGGCGGCGCGAAGAAATTCTTGCCAACGCCCCCGAAGCGGACGGAGAATATTTTATCGTGCCCCGCATCGTGTAAAAACCGGGCCCCACACAGCACCACGCCGAGAACGCCATGACCGACATCTGCTCCCTTACGCTGACCGCCCTGACCAGGGCCCTGCAAACCAAAGAACTGAGCGCCTCGGAGGCCACTGCCGCCTGCCTGGAGCGCATCAACGCCACCGAACCCCGCCTGGCCGCCCTGCTCACGCTGGACCGGGAAGGCGCGCTGGCCGCGGCCGCCGCACTGGATAAAGAAGGGCCGGATCCCTCCCGCCCCCTCTGGGGCGTGCCCATGACCGTCAAAGACGCCCTTTCCACCAAGGGCCTGCGTACCACGGCGGGCTCGCGCATCCTTGAAAACTACACGCCCTTCTACGACGCCTGGGCTGTGGAGCGCCTGCGCGCCGCCGGGGCCATCATCCTCGGCAAGGCCAATCTGGACGAGTTTGCCATGGGCTCCACCACGGAGAATTCCGCCTACCAAACCACCCGCAACCCCTGGAACACCGCCAAGGTGCCCGGCGGATCCAGCGGCGGTTCCGCGGCCTCGGTGCGCGCGGGCCAGTGCTTTGCCTCCCTGGGCACGGATACGGGCGGTTCCATCCGCCAGCCCGCCGCCCTCTGCGGCTGCGTGGGGCTCAAGCCCACCTACGGCCGGGTTTCGCGCTACGGCCTCATCGCCTACGGCTCCTCCCTGGACCAGATCGGCCCCCTCACCCGCACGGTGGAGGACTGCGCCCGCGTGCTGGGCGTCATTGCCGGGCACGACCCGCGCGACGCCACCAGCGCCCCCCTGCCCACGGCAGACTATGCTGCCGCCCTGGAAAGCAAACCCCTCAAGGGCGCGCGCCTGGGCCTGCCCAAGGAATTTTACGGCCAGGGCCTGGACCCGGAAGTGCGCGCCGCCTGCGAAGCCGCCCTGCATACGGCGGAAGCGCAGGGCGCGACCCTGGTGGACGTAAGCCTGCCCCATACGGACGCGGCCATCGCCACCTACTACATCATCGCCATGGCCGAGGCCAGCTCCAACCTGGCCCGCTTCGATGGGGTGCGCTACGGCCGCCGGGCCGCGCAGATCAACAATCTGGAAGAACTCTATGTGCGCTCGCGCAGCGAGGGCTTCGGCCAGGAAGTCAAACGCCGCATCATGCTGGGGGCCTATGTGCTTTCCTCCGGCTATTATGACGCTTACTACCGCAAGGCCGCCCAGGTGCGCCGCTGCATCCGCGACGAATACCTGACCGCGCTGGAACAGTGCGACGCCCTCCTGGCCCCGGTTTCCCCGGTTACGGCCTGGGATCTGGGCAGCCACAGCGGCGACCCATTGCAGATGTACCTCATGGACGCCTACACCCTGTCCCTGAATCTGGCGGGCCTGCCCGGCCTTTCCCTGCCCGTGGGCCTGGGCGCAGCCAGCCGCATGCCCGTGGGCATGCAGCTCATCGGCAAGGCCTTTGCCGAGGCGGAACTCCTGGCCCTGGGGCAATCCCTGGCCCAGGCCCTGCCTTCCATCGGCGCACCGGAGCTGTAAGCCAGGGCCCCGCTGCCCTTTCATACGCCCATAGCAAAAGCCCCTGCGTTGGCCAACAACGCAGGGGCTTTTTTTCGTCGTGCAGTTATGGGCATTGCAACGTTGCAATGCCGTGGCTGAGTGCAGACCACCGTTGAGGCGTAAGCGCGCGGTTACGCGCCACAACGAGCGTGCCGCAGACTTTGAGAATGCGTATTCTCAAAGGTAATCCGCTCTATGGTCTGGCGCGCTCAGACCCGCGTGCCAGACCAGCCGCGCGAAGTCTGGATCAGACCGTCGCGGCGCACCAGGCAGCAGGCGCACCCGGGCAGACTGTCCGCCAGGGCCAGGGCCTGGCGCGGCGGCAGGACGGAAAAAGCCGTGGCCAGGGCATCGGCCGTGCAGCCGTCCGGGGCCGCCACGGTAACGCCGGCCTGGGCCGCGTCCTGCCCCGTAGCGGGGTTAATGAGATGGCTGCGGGCGTGGGCCGCATCGTAAAAAGCCTCATATACGCCGGAGGTGGCCACGCCGCCGCCCTGCGGCAGCTCCAGAACCTGCAGCGACCTGCCGCGCACGCGCGGGTCTTCCACGCCGATGCGCCAGGGGCGGCCCGCCGCGTTGCGGCCACGGGCCACAATGTCACCGCCGGCATTGACGCAGTGGTCAGGGCAGCCTGCCGCGCTCAGCTCCCTGGACATGGCGTCCGCAATGTGCCCCTTGGCGATGCCGTCCAGGGTAAGGGCCATGCCCTGCCGCTCCAGGCGCAGCCCGCCGTCGTCCAGGCGCAGGCGCTCCATGCCCACCAGGGCCAGGGCCTCGCGCGCTGCGGCCGCCGAAAAGGCCGCCGGGTTCTCCCGGCTGTTTTCCAGCAGCGTCACCAGGGGCAGCACCGTGGGGTCAAAAGCGCCGTCCGTAAGGCGGTGCATATCTGCCGTAACGCGCAGCAGGGCCGTCAGCCGGGGCGGCACGTCGCGCAGGCGCCCTGCGGCATTAACCTGCCCCAGGGGAGCGTCGGCCGTAAAGCGGGTAAATATTTTTTCCAGCTCGCGGCCCAGGGCAAAGGCGCGCGCCGTGGCCTCCGCCGCCTGGTCCATCGTGGCGCGGGCCACGCTGACGGTGACCAAAGTGCCCATGAACAGGGCGGAGCGGCTCTCGGGCAGGGGCGCGTCCGTCGCCAGGGCGGGCGTGCGCGCGGCAACGGGCGCGGCGGTCAGCAGGGACAACAGCGGGGCCGCCCCCAGAAGGCCGCCGCCCAAGAGCGCGGCCCGCAACATATCTCTACGGCTGTAACACCTGGGCATACTTTCCTCCATAGGCCGCTTCAGGAGCGGACCGCTTCCTCTTGGCGCGCGTGCGGTTCCCGGGCCGTGACGGCCGTGAGGGCGTCGGGGGCGTCCTCCGTGCATTCCGCCGCCTCGGGCGGCCTGGTGTAACGAAAGATTTTTCTGGGGCAGGCGGCCACACAGGCCTCATGGCAACTTGTCCCATAGGAACAGCAAAGCATATGGTCGATGACGATGCGGTTGTCCTCCAGCCGCACGGCCTTGGCTGGGCAGGCTTTGACGCACTTCATGCACTTGATGCAGCCCACCTTGCAAACGTCGGTAACCGCCCGGAGTTTCTCGCGCGTGTTGCAGTATACGGCCACTCTGGCCCGCAGGGGGGTCAGCTCCAGCACGCCGCGCGGGCAGACGGCAATGCAGGTGCCGCAGCCCGTGCAGACGGCGGTATTGACCTCCACCACGCCGTCCACAATGCGCATGGCGTCAAAGGGGCAGGCCTGCACGCAGTCGCCAAACCCCAGGCAGGAGAAGGCGCATTCGTCCGTGCCGCCGCGCATGAGCGCTGCGGCAGCGCAGGAAGGCATGCCCTGATACTCGTAACGCGGCCCCACCTGCCCGCCCAGCTTATCGCAGCGGCGCAAGGCAAACAGCGGCTCGGCCTCAGCCACGGTCTTGCCCGTCAGTTCGCCCACCACAACGCTGGTGGCGGCCCCGCCGGCGCAGCACTTGTTGGCCGGCACATTGGGGTCGTTGAGCACGGCCCTGGCATAGCCCTCGCAGCCGGCAAAGCCGCAGCCGCCGCAGTTGGCCCCGGGCAGGGCCTCCAGCACGGCCTCAATGCGCGGATCCTCCTCCACATAAAAAACCCGGGCCGCCACCGCCAGAATGATGGAAGCCGCCAGCCCCAGCCCAAACAGGGTCACAATGGATGCAACAACCATAGTCTCGTCCTTGGTAGGCGCTTTGCGCCGTCGAGCGGCACAAGCGCGTGAAAATCCGCCCCCTGCGGGCGTCAGACGCCGTACGGCGTTATTGCCCCATCCCCTTGAAGCCCATAAAGGCCAGCGACATGAGCCCGGCCATAATCAGGGCCAGCGGCGTGCCTGCCATGACGCCGGGCAGCCGACAGGTGTCCAGCCGTTCGCGGATGCCCGCCATGAGCAACAGGGCCAGGGTGAAGCCCAGGCTGTAGGCCAGCCCCCAGACCAGCGATTCCAGAAGGTTGTAGCCCTCGCGCTGCACCAGAATGGTGACGCCCATGACCGCGCAGTTAGTGGTGATAAGCGGCAGAAAAATGCCCAGAGCCGCGTACAGCGGCGGCATGGCCTTTTTGAGGAACATCTCCACAAACTGCACCAGCGCGGCAATGACCACAATAAAGACTATGGTCTGCAAATAACCAAGGTTGAGGGGATCCAGCACCTGCTTCTGCATAAGCCAGGTGCAGAGCGTGGCCACAATGATGACAAAGATCACCGCCCCGCCCATGCCCAGGGCCACACCCCGCTCCTTGGAACAGCCCAGGTACGGGCAGTTGCCCAGATACTGGGCCAGCACGATGTTGTTGACGAAAATGGCCGCAATAAAGATGGAGAGAATATCCATAACGTTTCCTCACGCTCCGCGGCGTTACGAACGTTGCGCCGAGGGTTCGCCCCCGGCTGTCGCGGCCGTGCCGCAGGCGGCGCAGCCGGAGCAGCACCCGCAGCCCTGCAGGCTTTCCACCCTACCGCCGCGTCGGCTGGCCTGCCAGACGTTGATCAGGTTCATGCCGGCCAGCATGAGGCCCAGACTGATGAAGGCCCCAGGGGCCTGCACCATGATGCGGAAAGGTTCAAACCCCTCCCACATGACGTAGTGGCCGAACCAAGTGCCGTTGCCCAGCACCTCGCGCAGCGAACCCAGCAGGGTCAGCGAAATGGTGTAGCCGATGCCAATGCCGAAACCGTCCGCAATGGAGGCTGGCACGGTATTTTTGGCGGCAAAGGCCTCTGCCCGGCCGAGGATGATGCAGTTCACCACAATAAGCGGCACAAAAATGCCCAGGCGCTGGTACAAAGGATAGGCGTAGGCCTGCATGAGCAGCTCCACCGCCACCACCAGCGAAGCCGCAATAACAATGAAGCAGGCGATGCGCACGGTTTTGGGGATAATGGCGCGCACCATGGATATCAGCATGTTGGACAACACCAGCACAAAGATGACGGCCAGCCCCATGCCCAGGCCATTGTCGGCCGAATTGGTCACGGCCAGGGTGGGGCAAAGCCCCAGCACCAGCCGGAACGGCGGCAGTTCCTTCCACAGGCCTTTGGTGAATTCACTCATGATGCTCATGGCGATCTCCAGCCCGGCGGGGCTACTTTCCGCCCCAGGCGCGGAGGATTTCTGGTTTGAGCGCCGCGTAGGTTCTGGCGGCGCGGTTTACGGCCTCCACTGCGCCGGTGGAGGAAATGGTGGCCCCGGAAACCGCGTCCACCTTGCCCCCGTTGGCCTTAAGGCCCACCGGCGTAGTGAACCCGGCGAACTGGGCGGTAAAGCCCGGCTCCACCACGCGCATGCCCAGGCCCGGCGTTTCCTTAAGTGTGGTGATGCCGATGCCCGCCAGGGTGTCGTCCGCCACGTTAAAGCCCACCAGCACGCCGATGGGGCCGCCGTAGCCCTTGCCGGATTCCTCCAGGGCCACTCCGGCCAGTTTGCCGCCCCGCATGACCGGAAAGACAGTGGTCTGCCGCCCGTCGGGCAAGGCAAACTTGCGTCTGTCGGCAATGGGCGCGTTTTCCGCCACGGCAAACACGCTGTGCAGGGCCGGGCCTTGCACATAGGTCAGAACCTGTTCCTCAATCCGCGGTGCCGTGATCATCTTCAGATACGAGAGCGCAAAGCCCGAAAGCCCGCACAGCAGGGAAAGCACGGCCACCGTTCGCAGCATAGTCAACATCAGCGCCGACCTCCAAAGGGTTTGGGGCGGATCATATCAAGATACGGGGTCGTCAGGTTGGCCAGCAGGATGGCAAAGGGCACGCCGTCCAGCCACACGCCGTACTTGCGGATGAGCATGGTCAGCACGCCGCCCAGAAGCCCGTACAGAAACATGGGCAAGGGCCGCGAGGGCGTATTGCCGATCTCCGTGGCCATAAAAAAGCCGCCCAGCATGACCGAGCCGGTGCAGAGATGGAACAGGGGCGAGGCGTTCTGCGCGGGGTCCAGCATCTGGAACAGGGCCGCCAGCCCGCACACGCCCAGGAAAAAGCCCAGGGAGACCTGCCAGCGCACAATGCCCCGCGCGCAAAGGAAGGAGCCGCCCAGGAAGAGGCCCAGCACCTGGCCCGCGCCCAGGCCGTCGATCTGCCGCCCCAGCAGCAGATCCGCTAAGGGGATGTCCCCCGCGGCCGCCGCGCCGAAAAACTTGAGCCGCACCAGCGGATCCAGAAAATCCGTCTGCAGCTGCATGGCGTTGGCGTCCATAAAGAGGGGGAAGGAGACCGCCAGGATGGCCCAGCCCACCAGGGGCGTGCTCACGGGGTTGGCCCCCAGCCCGCCGAAGACCATCTTGCCGAAAACCATGCACAGCCCGGCCCCCAGCACAACCAGCCACCAGGGGGATGCGGCGGGCAGCAGAAAGGCGAACAGCAGCCCCGCGTAAACGGCCGTGAGGTCGTCCACCATCACTTCCCGGCCCATGGCCTTTTCACACAGGGCCTCCACCGCCACGCAGACAACTACGCTCAGGGCCATGACGCGCGCCGCGGGCAGGCCCCAGTTCCACAGGGCCATGAGCACGGCGGGCATACAGCCCATAATGGCGTAAAAACTGATCTTGCGGATGGTGCGCCCGCAGTGCCAGTAGGCCGGGGCGCTCATGGCAAGCAATACGGAACCGGATGTTGCGGCGGACATCAGTTGCCTCCCTGCGCTGCGGCCGGGGCGGAGGAAGACGCGGATTCAAGGGCCTGCCCTTCCGCGCCGCGCGCTTTGGCGGCCTCGCTCAGCCGGTATTTGGAAAGACGAATGTACTGCAGCACGGGCCGCCGGGCGATGCAGACATAGCCGCACAACCCACACTCCAGACAGGAAAAAATATGTTCTCCCAGGTTTCGCTCGTGCAGGGCGAACTCGGCGTTGCGGCTCAGCATGCTGGGCCTGAGCCGCGCGGGACAGGCCAGCACGCAGGCCCCGCAGTTGATGCAGGGGCTGTGCCCCTCCATGGGCGGAATGGTGCCCGCCTCCACCACAAAGACCCCTGTGGTGCCGCGGGTGACGCTGCGGCTGAGTTTATCCACGCTTTCGCCCCGCAAGGGGCCGCCGCGCACCAGGGTATCGCCCGTATGCACGGGAATGTGGGCAAACTCCAGCAGATCGCCGATAAAGCTGCCTTCGCGCACAATATAGTTGCCGGAATGCTCCAGGCTGCCTAGGGTGACCACGGTCTCCGTAAGGGGCAGCCCGGTGCGGCCCACATGGCCCAGGCTCCACAGATTGTGCAGCCCCACAATGCCCACGCCGACGGGGTTCTCCTTGCCGGTAACGGCCTTGATCGCCAGAGCGTTGATGCTGGAGGGATAGTAGGCCGGCACATGCGCCACCTCGATATCGTGCAGGTGCAGGCGCAGCTCCTTGGGAACGGCCAGGATGATCCGCCGGGCCGGCGACAGCCGCCGCAGCAGCGTCATGCCTGCCCGCAACGTATCCTGGTGCGCCAGCAGCATAGGCTCGGCCCAGGTGACGCCGGGGTCGGGGTTGAGGCCATTGATGATCAGCGTCTCGCAGTTCTGGCCCAGGGACCGGGTATTTACCCCCAGGCCTTTCAGGGTTGCCGCCAAAGCCTCACCGACAGTCTCTTCGGCGAACAGGTCCGTTTTTTCCACAGCCGCGGCGGCCTCAAGCAGGGCGCTGTCCGGCTCCAGCGCATCAATAAATATGCTGCGCTCGGAAACTTCCTTAATCTGCCCGAAGATGGGGGAAAACACGTCGCCCCTGCCGGGGTGCGGGTGAACCGCAAGCCGCATGTTGGGGTAGACTTTGGCGTTTTTGGTAACGCCTTCCGCCAGCTTGTAGCCTTCGCGCCGCAGGCGCGCCCGCTGCGGCACCGGCCCGAGGCTGAAGCGCTGCGTGATCCCGTAGAGCAGATGAAAACGAGGATCGTGCGTTATCTGAAACAGTTCTTTCATCCCCGCCTCACTTTCCCGTATGGCACTGGGAGCAGGATTTTTTGCCGTAGGGGCCCGTGCCCAGTTTTTCGTGACAGCCCATGCAGTTTTTGTGGTATGCGTCCATGGAACCGAGAATCAGCTTCTGCGCGCCCTTGCCGTGGCAGACTGCGCAATCGGCGTACAGAGGGTTGAGCTTGACCCGCCCGGTTTTCGGCAGATTTTCCCGCACGGATCTGAGCGTGTGGCAAGCGGCGCAGCCTTTTTCACCGGCCTGGAAAAGATCTTCATGGCAGGTCATGCACCGGGCGTGCACGGCATCGGCCAGGTTGGGTGGCGTGCCGGGCTCGGCCTTGCGGCCGGAAGGCGCGCCGGATTCGTGGCAATCGGCGCAGTTCTGGGGCTCCGGCTCAATGGCAGCGTCTTTGTGGTGGCAGTCAGCGCAGCTGAGGCCCAGCTCCGTCGCATGCTTGTCGTGCCCCCATTTTTTGGCTGTCAGCTCATAGTGGTGGCAGGTGGCGCAGGCGGCGTTGTCGTCCCCGAAAAACGCCTGGTGCCGCTGCGCAAAGGCAGCGTCAAACGTGACGCCGTGGCAGGATTTACATCGCTGGACCTTGGTCCGCTTTTCAGGACTTTCATGATGGCAGTCCTGACAGGGAACGCCATAGGCCTCGGCATGCGCGGCATGCGGCAGAACCACAGCGCCCCCCGCGTTGCGTAGCAGCACCCGCCGGGGAACGGCCTCGCCTTTCTCCGGCAGCAGGTAACCCGCCAGGGCCGCCGCCGCCAAAAGGCCCGCCAACACCGCGATGAAAAGATATCGCTTTTGCAATCTTGCCTCCCTTCAATCCTTGCAGTCGGGCGTAATCGTGCGCACCCTTCCAGGTTCCACGCAGGCGGTTTTCCTTGCGGCCTGGGCCTGCCATGCCAATGCCAATACCAATGCATACTTGTCAGTTTATGCAGCTTTTGGGGGATTAGTAACCTATTTTTGTGGATAATGCTACCATTTCGCCAAAGACATTTCTTCACATTCAAATAAATTTTCCGCAGCAGCCCCAGGCAACGCCTTACAGGCGCACAGCGCGGTGCCCAGGGCTGCCCCCGATTTTTGGTGCAGGCCCCAATCTTTGATAACGTACGGTATTTTTCGCACATTAAAAAAATGAAAGTGGCCCGCCAAGTTGGTTAGACGGGGCGTCACGAGATTATCTAGAATTTTATTTTGTGGCATAGTTCGCTTGCCTTCAACCACAAACGGGGGAACGCATGCCACTGCCAGCCCACAGACGACACGACATTTCAGATGCTGTTTGGAAGAAATTTGCGCCGCATTTACCTGGCCGTGCTGGGAGCTGGGGTGACCTTGCGCATGATAACCGGCTGTTTATAAATGCAGTCTTTTGGATAATGCGTACAGGTGCGCCGTGGCGAGATTTACCGCCGGACTTCGGCGGCTGGAGCAACACGCACCGTCGCTTCATCCGCTGGCGTGACAAGGGAGTATGGGAGCGATTACTCGAAATTTTGATTGATGAGCCTGATTTTGAATGGCTGATGATCAACGCCAGCCATTGCAAGGTCCATCCCCAGGCGGCAGGTGCAAAAGGTGGTAATCAGAACATGAGCCGCACAAAAAGGGGGCTCAACACAAAATTGCATTTGGCCGTGGATGCGCATGGTATGCCGCTCAGGGCCATTGTTACACAAGGTACAGTGGCAGATTGTGCGCAAACAATTGCTTTAATTAGCTTGGTTACCGCATAAAACCTTTTTGCAGACAAAGGTTATGATACAGATACAATTCTTGATCAGGCTGAAAGGCAAGGTATGCTGCCGGTTATTCCTCCAAAAAAGAGTCGCAAAAAGCAGCGCTATTATGGCAATGAACTTTATAAGGCGCGCACTTGATAGAAAATGCATTTCTTCATCTGAAGCTGTGGCGCGGAATAACCACCAGGGACGCAAAGAATACGGCATCATTTCTTGCCGCCGTCCACATCAGGTGTATCTTTTTATGGATCTCTATCTCGTGACTATACTATCTAGAGCAGATTACCTTTGAGAACAGGCATTCTCAAAGTTTAAGGCACGCTCGTTTCGGCGCTCAACAGCGCAAATAAATTGCGCTTACGCCTCCACAGCGGGCGTCTGCTCACGCAGACGCCAGGGCATTTCAAAATTGAAATGCCCTAAAAAGCGCTGCCGCCGAAGACGGAGTCCCAGAGAGAGGTTTTGGGCGGCACGGCGTCGGGGTCCACCCAGGTCAGCACTTCACGCCCCATGTCCCAGGCCAGGGAGCGGGCGATGAAGCCTGCGGGGTCGCCGGGGTTGCGCTCCTTGATGGAGAAAAGATAAAAATCGTGCACCTGGCGGGCTTCCATAAGGCCGCCCTGAGCCATGGACCAAAGCAAGACGCCCGTGCGGACGTCGTAAATCTCCAGAGCCAGAGAAAGGGAGCTGGTGCCGCCGGAGCCGCCGTCCATATAGTGGTTGATGTAGCCGCCCACCACCATTTCCGCCCCGCGTTTACGGGCCAGCGCCATGGCCCGGTTGGGTTCGTAAGGACCGGCGTCGGCGGCGTATTCCAGGGTCTGAAAGGCGTTAAGCGAGAGCCAGACCTGCCAGATCTGGCGGGAGAAGGCAGTGCTGAAGCTCACGGGATCCGCAATCTGCTGCACCATGCGCAAGGGCACAAACAGGGCCCTGGGCCGCCGGTTGAGGCTCTCGCGCGGGGCCACATACACGGCGGGCGGCTGGCGGCGCACAAAATTGTTGATCTGCACCTGAAAAGGCGTGCTGAAGTCGCCGGAGACCTTCAGCGTACTG encodes:
- a CDS encoding RnfABCDGE type electron transport complex subunit D; amino-acid sequence: MSAATSGSVLLAMSAPAYWHCGRTIRKISFYAIMGCMPAVLMALWNWGLPAARVMALSVVVCVAVEALCEKAMGREVMVDDLTAVYAGLLFAFLLPAASPWWLVVLGAGLCMVFGKMVFGGLGANPVSTPLVGWAILAVSFPLFMDANAMQLQTDFLDPLVRLKFFGAAAAGDIPLADLLLGRQIDGLGAGQVLGLFLGGSFLCARGIVRWQVSLGFFLGVCGLAALFQMLDPAQNASPLFHLCTGSVMLGGFFMATEIGNTPSRPLPMFLYGLLGGVLTMLIRKYGVWLDGVPFAILLANLTTPYLDMIRPKPFGGRR
- a CDS encoding 4Fe-4S dicluster domain-containing protein encodes the protein MKELFQITHDPRFHLLYGITQRFSLGPVPQRARLRREGYKLAEGVTKNAKVYPNMRLAVHPHPGRGDVFSPIFGQIKEVSERSIFIDALEPDSALLEAAAAVEKTDLFAEETVGEALAATLKGLGVNTRSLGQNCETLIINGLNPDPGVTWAEPMLLAHQDTLRAGMTLLRRLSPARRIILAVPKELRLHLHDIEVAHVPAYYPSSINALAIKAVTGKENPVGVGIVGLHNLWSLGHVGRTGLPLTETVVTLGSLEHSGNYIVREGSFIGDLLEFAHIPVHTGDTLVRGGPLRGESVDKLSRSVTRGTTGVFVVEAGTIPPMEGHSPCINCGACVLACPARLRPSMLSRNAEFALHERNLGEHIFSCLECGLCGYVCIARRPVLQYIRLSKYRLSEAAKARGAEGQALESASSSAPAAAQGGN
- a CDS encoding cytochrome c3 family protein — encoded protein: MQKRYLFIAVLAGLLAAAALAGYLLPEKGEAVPRRVLLRNAGGAVVLPHAAHAEAYGVPCQDCHHESPEKRTKVQRCKSCHGVTFDAAFAQRHQAFFGDDNAACATCHHYELTAKKWGHDKHATELGLSCADCHHKDAAIEPEPQNCADCHESGAPSGRKAEPGTPPNLADAVHARCMTCHEDLFQAGEKGCAACHTLRSVRENLPKTGRVKLNPLYADCAVCHGKGAQKLILGSMDAYHKNCMGCHEKLGTGPYGKKSCSQCHTGK